A stretch of the Candidatus Goldiibacteriota bacterium HGW-Goldbacteria-1 genome encodes the following:
- a CDS encoding phosphoglucomutase, producing the protein MSTKEIKFGTSGWRGIMSDDFTFGNVKIVVQAIADFIKTKDELKGKPVIVGGDARFLSEKFCETTACVLAANGIPSLVCDRDTPTPVISYEVIRRKAAGGINFTASHNPAEYNGLKFSPSWGGPATPAETSEIEKNIKEQTTINFMEKETAMEKKLITYFDPKPFYLERLKEIVDFKAIKKSKMKIVVDPLFATGRGYLDTLLIEAGANVKVINDHRDVYFGGFPPEPAEKNVADLIAMVKKEKAMLGVATDGDADRYGIIDSDGSYIQANKILPLLLDYLIKSRDWPGSVIRSVATSHMVDAVAKIHKRVLHETPVGFKYIGEIMQEEEIVIGGEESNGLTVHGHIPEKDGIIACLLVVEMVAKSKKTIKELLKELEEKTGPFINDRKNFRLTNEKMQAIIERLKNGANDKFGSFDVLELITVDGYKFMLGRDTWAMIRLSGTEPIVRLYAEAKEKKVLNKILEEGEKFIKS; encoded by the coding sequence ATGTCAACAAAAGAGATTAAATTCGGGACTTCCGGATGGCGCGGGATAATGAGCGATGACTTTACGTTTGGAAACGTGAAGATAGTTGTTCAGGCAATAGCGGATTTTATTAAAACAAAAGATGAACTTAAGGGCAAACCCGTAATAGTGGGCGGCGATGCAAGGTTCCTCTCGGAAAAGTTCTGCGAAACAACCGCGTGCGTGCTTGCCGCGAACGGCATACCGTCGCTTGTATGCGACAGGGACACGCCTACGCCTGTTATCTCTTATGAAGTTATCAGAAGAAAAGCTGCCGGCGGCATTAACTTTACGGCTTCCCACAATCCCGCGGAATATAACGGCCTTAAATTCAGTCCTTCCTGGGGCGGGCCGGCAACTCCGGCAGAGACTTCTGAAATAGAGAAAAATATAAAGGAACAGACCACAATCAATTTTATGGAAAAAGAAACAGCCATGGAAAAGAAGCTTATAACTTATTTTGACCCAAAACCATTTTACCTTGAAAGGCTTAAGGAAATTGTGGACTTTAAAGCTATTAAAAAATCAAAAATGAAAATAGTGGTGGACCCCCTGTTTGCAACAGGAAGAGGTTACCTTGACACGCTGTTAATTGAAGCAGGCGCCAATGTTAAGGTTATAAACGACCACAGGGATGTGTATTTTGGCGGGTTTCCCCCTGAACCGGCTGAAAAAAACGTGGCTGACCTTATAGCCATGGTAAAAAAAGAAAAAGCCATGCTTGGCGTGGCCACGGACGGCGACGCCGACCGCTACGGCATAATTGACAGCGACGGAAGTTATATTCAGGCAAACAAGATACTGCCTTTGCTTCTGGATTACCTGATAAAAAGCAGGGACTGGCCCGGTTCCGTTATCCGTTCAGTTGCAACATCGCATATGGTGGATGCGGTGGCAAAGATTCATAAAAGGGTGCTTCATGAAACACCTGTGGGTTTTAAATACATCGGCGAGATAATGCAGGAAGAAGAAATAGTGATAGGCGGGGAAGAATCAAACGGGCTTACGGTGCACGGACACATTCCGGAAAAAGACGGAATAATAGCGTGCCTGCTTGTGGTGGAAATGGTGGCCAAAAGCAAGAAGACCATTAAGGAACTGTTAAAGGAACTGGAAGAAAAAACAGGGCCGTTTATAAATGACAGAAAGAATTTCAGGCTTACAAATGAAAAAATGCAGGCAATAATTGAAAGGCTTAAAAATGGCGCCAATGACAAATTTGGTTCTTTTGATGTCCTTGAACTTATCACTGTTGACGGATATAAATTTATGCTTGGGCGCGATACCTGGGCAATGATAAGGCTGTCAGGCACAGAACCCATAGTAAGGCTTTACGCGGAAGCAAAAGAAAAAAAGGTGTTAAACAAAATTCTTGAAGAAGGCGAAAAGTTTATTAAAAGCTGA